A single region of the Silene latifolia isolate original U9 population chromosome 8, ASM4854445v1, whole genome shotgun sequence genome encodes:
- the LOC141594810 gene encoding protein FAR1-RELATED SEQUENCE 7-like translates to MDAQRWKHSKLTADSKNSSPILSTPLSIEKKCAEFYTPPVFYDFQEELKGACYSCNEANKSTKERDVERLFVMDRESKKVYEVDVDGKTLVCSCKRFQRFGILCRHCVWVLHNKGFDEIPYEYLLPRWSNYATFRPIFNVVGTSLEGDCASIDTRQNTIGELWSGCSTAVSLVEDDEEKEKELLELLQSFNEKLLISSSGGKSKSKKTQIETLLGSKIPTKAHILPPNQAKNKGSGRRMTSEKEKAMEEHAKPLRKCRACGEMARHDSRNCPSQLPNK, encoded by the coding sequence ATGGATGCTCAACGCTGGAAGCATTCTAAATTAACTGCTGATTCTAAAAACTCTTCTCCTATATTATCAACTCCCCTTTCTATAGAAAAGAAATGTGCTGAATTTTACACACCACCGGTGTTTTATGATTTTCAAGAAGAGTTGAAAGGTGCATGCTACTCTTGTAATGAGGCCAACAAAAGCACGAAAGAAAGGGACGTGGAGCGTTTATTTGTTATGGATCGTGAGAGCAAGAAAGTCTATGAAGTCGATGTTGATGGGAAAACTTTAGTGTGTTCATGCAAGAGGTTTCAGAGATTTGGGATACTTTGTAGACATTGTGTATGGGTGTTGCATAATAAGGGGTTTGATGAAATACCTTACGAATATCTATTGCCGAGGTGGAGCAATTATGCAACATTTCGTCCTATCTTTAATGTTGTAGGGACGTCCTTAGAAGGCGATTGTGCCTCAATTGACACAAGACAAAACACTATCGGTGAATTATGGTCGGGGTGTTCAACTGCGGTGTCACTTGTGGAGGATGAtgaggagaaggagaaagagTTACTCGAATTGCTTCAGAGTTTCAATGAGAAGTTGTTGATTTCAAGTAGTGGTGGGAAGTCAAAAAGCAAGAAAACTCAAATCGAGACGCTTCTTGGGTCTAAAATCCCTACTAAAGCTCATATTCTTCCTCCAAATCAAGCAAAAAATAAGGGATCTGGTAGAAGGATGACTtctgaaaaagaaaaggcaatgGAGGAGCACGCTAAGCCTCTTAGAAAATGTCGTGCTTGTGGAGAAATGGCACGCCATGATAGTAGAAATTGCCCGAGTCAACTTCCTAACAAGTAA